One part of the Augochlora pura isolate Apur16 chromosome 3, APUR_v2.2.1, whole genome shotgun sequence genome encodes these proteins:
- the LOC144467563 gene encoding uncharacterized protein LOC144467563 produces the protein MHDSRKQIQDDSRPCRGRPSKPGSIYACSYCRYESRRTFNVERHMKRIHTRTRLNHCCGQTFFTKGNYYIHCEKYHPMRRIKAITSQTKYKITGDLAPSMHSLRDEDFDRLWGHDSGNTGGFQFERRYSQRIREKMNENVVSRLSLTYKLIYSDWNVEDIPLICFLKDRQLRTYMKQLSALPPINKSNEKGNEKAENAKESVDNVDISSSPVVETTVPENDSPEETNINSCRLPAKKLLLHRFKKNVSCKFEIPFREQNNNYPGQVNFAEARESVSVIQNWSANCKRGYSKENLSTLAFSFEQQLHVNLDGGIAGPVITEQHRDFLASIDFDNYKIF, from the exons atgcacGATTCCAGGAAACAGATTCAGGACGATTCCCGGCCGTGCAGGGGAAGACCTTCGAAACCGGGCTCGATTTACGCCTGCTCGTATTGCCGGTACGAGAGCAGACGCACGTTCAACGTGGAGCGTCACATGAAGAGGATACATACGAGGACGAGGTTGAACCACTGCTGcg GACAAACGTTCTTCACCAAAGGCAACTACTACATCCACTGCGAAAAGTATCACCCGATGAGGCGTATAAAGGCGATCACATCccaaacgaaatataaaatcaccGGCGATTTAGCGCCGTCGATGCACTCTCTCCGCGACGAGGACTTCGATAGACTATGGGGCCACGATAGCGGCAACACCGGCGGATTCCAATTCGAACGAAGATACTCGCAGAGGATCCGCGAGAAGATGAACGAAAACGTGGTGTCTCGTCTGAGCCTGACGTACAAGTTAATTTACAGCGATTGGAACGTGGAGGACATACCTTTGATATGTTTCCTCAAGGATCGTCAGCTGAGGACTTACATGAAGCAGTTGTCAGCACTGCCGCCGATAAACAAAAGCAACGAAAAAGGGAACGAGAAGGCCGAGAACGCGAAGGAGTCCGTGGACAACGTTGACATCTCGTCGAGTCCTGTCGTCGAAACGACGGTGCCAGAAAATGATTCTCCGGAAGAAACTAATATAAATAGCTGCAGGTTGCCGGCGAAGAAACTGCTGCTGCATAGGTTCAAGAAGAACGTGTCCTGCAAATTCGAGATCCCGTTCAGGGAGCAGAACAATAACTATCCCGGTCAGGTGAATTTCGCGGAGGCCAGGGAGTCGGTTTCCGTCATACAGAACTGGTCCGCGAACTGCAAGCGAGGCTACAGCAAAGAGAACCTGTCGACATTGGCGTTCAGCTTCGAGCAACAGCTGCACGTTAATTTGGACGGAGGCATCGCCGGGCCAGTGATCACCGAACAGCACCGAGACTTTTTGGCTTCTATCGATTTTGATAACTACAAGATCTTCTGA
- the LOC144478947 gene encoding arrestin domain-containing protein 17, which yields METEIETVAQPSATAALAESIGFQSIDIVLDGPQQVYYSGQRVSGHVRLNVSEPVIVLGIRLKYKGEAQVYFTDRSAGIRRKFSAFENYLHVEIYLAGDGKEKSTITGGVYPFSLTLPENLPCSFEGRYGRVRYSIRALLDVTTIYRFSTNIIPFTVAPILDLNRDPLAVLPIHVQQSKVYLGQTEPISISMSLPVHGYVPGQTIPIMVVLTNPTTIVIKKIRIVFKKAVTYHSTEKFRKHKEIVVEVEQPVNKESQSYDITFDVPAVPPTGMIHCSIIDVLYALKVEACVDVSEWYYRMFQKNLKLRTNIVVGTVPLQNYETPQKTDDGAEAFSPVPPCASTAEERENNVKPPLEAVEDREKAANLSSPQYEKSQIYRSSKPDRDDPTGDDGDSDGEVEPYFPMYRVYTFKSSRKKNN from the exons ATGGAGACGGAGATAGAGACCGTGGCACAGCCGTCGGCCACCGCCGCTCTCGCCGAAAG CATCGGCTTTCAAAGCATCGACATCGTCCTGGACGGTCCTCAACAGGTCTACTATAGCGGGCAACGCGTCTCTGGCCACGTTCGCCTGAATGTTAGCGAGCCGGTGATCGTTTTGG GGATTAGACTTAAGTACAAGGGGGAGGCTCAGGTGTATTTCACGGATCGATCGGCCGGGATCCGGCGTAAGTTTTCGGCGTTCGAGAACTACCTGCACGTGGAGATCTATCTGGCGGGCG ATGGTAAAGAAAAGTCGACGATAACCGGCGGCGTCTACCCGTTCAGCCTGACGCTTCCAGAAAACCTGCCGTGCAGCTTCGAGGGCCGATATGGGCGAGTACGGTACTCGATTAGAGCATTGTTGGACGTAACGACCATTTATCGGTTTTCCACCAATATTATTCCATTCACGGTGGCCCCTATTCTTGACCTTAATCGAGATCCCCTCGCCGTT TTGCCCATACATGTTCAACAATCGAAGGTGTACCTGGGGCAAACCGAACCGATCAGTATATCCATGTCGCTCCCGGTTCATGGTTATGTTCCTGGACAAACGATACCGATCATGGTCGTCTTGACTAACCCCACCACGATCGTGATCAAGAAAATCCgaatcgtttttaaaaaa GCGGTGACCTATCATTCGACGGAAAAGTTCCGTAAGCATAAAGAGATCGTAGTAGAAGTAGAACAGCCTGTTAACAAAGAATCCCAGTCGTACGACATCACGTTCGACGTTCCTGCAGTACCACCCACGGGGATGATCCACTGCAGCATCATCGACGTTCTGTATGCACTTAAA GTCGAGGCCTGCGTAGACGTGAGCGAGTGGTACTACAGAATGTTTCAAAAGAACTTGAAGCTGCGAACAAATATAGTGGTCGGCACGGTGCCACTTCAAAATTACGAGACCCCGCAAAAAACGGACGACGGGGCGGAAGCTTTTTCACCTGTTCCGCCGTGTGCATCGACCGCCGAAGAACGCGAAAACAATGTGAAGCCCCCGCTGGAAGCCGTCGAGGACCGGGAGAAGGCTGCGAATTTGTCTT CGCCGCAGTACGAGAAAAGTCAGATATATCGATCCTCGAAACCGGACAGGGACGATCCCACGGGGGATGACGGAGACAGCGACGGCGAGGTCGAGCCGTACTTCCCCATGTATCGCGTGTACACCTTCAAGTCCTCACGGAAGAAGAACAATTAG